taatgttttcaaatttattgtttttgcttttttctcatgatttaaaaaatctaaattattgataatatatatgtttattcgcttttgttattttttgttgatattttaTGAGTTGTGACGTGTTATAATAATGATTCAATATCACTAGAGTTCAGTTCAATCCACAAGTATAATAAGTGTTTGTATTATAAATCcaagttttctaatttttttattactataaaaaatattttaataactaaatctacactccaaaaataaaaatatgaaataaaaactaaaatttattaggTATATAGAGTCCGGACAAAGAGCTAGCCAtcatctagtatatatatatataaaaacttgtGTTGAGAACCTAAGGAGTCTCTCAACCAATGCGAATGGCCTATAGTTCTCTAGTCCAGTGTATTCATTAAAAATAGTAGGAGTTTATGTGGTAAATGTTTTCCTTCTGGAGACACATAAATATGGTGAAAATATTGTTATCCCTTATACTCAGGCCTACTACTTCTACTAAttcaaaaatgatttttgtgACTGAGTGATCATAAAAagtgttttttaaataaaatagttggTTATCCAGTAAGAGAAAAATACAGTAAACAAGTTTTAATCATAATCTAAACGAGAGGTTAAGCAAAATAAGCTCGtgaaaaactaacaaaaaaatattggtaaCTAAAAGGTCATGACTAGGTTTTCTGTGCGATGGGTTTTCACGGAAAAGCAACTAGttggaaaaaaatatactaaatttCAGTACGCAACAAGACTCTGAAACGTCAAAATCAGAATCTCTACCGCAAAAGTTAAGATCATTTTTCTTTCTgacatggaaagaaaagaaaaaagggtataaagttttaaaaatgtatgaTTTCAACAAAGATGAATAAATAAAAGAGTTAGGAAAGCCCACCTCGTATGGCTACacattatattaaaactgaGATAATTGCTTCCAATGCAATTAGACACTAAACCACGAACTATGAGCAGTCCAAAGacacaaacacacaaaacataAAGGAAAGTGGCTGTGGAGATAAAATATGTGACTCAGCTACTCAAAAATCTCCTAAAAACTTagggttttattttattttctactatTTTGTACCCTCACTTCAAGACCTAGGGTTCttgaaatcattaaaagctCCCAATCATGAATCAAAATTATGGAAACCAGCCTATATATCCTTCTTGGTTAAAGAGGTAAATTAGTATAACGAGTATATCCGGGAAAGCAGTATAAATCTCACACACACAGAAACATCACTGAGAGACTAATTCACCAAATAAAAAACTGAACCAGAGAGACATACCCGAAAGTCCTCTGTCAGACTCAACACCAGTGCATAGGTTCCGAAGCGCGTCGTCGATTTTGTTCAAGAAGGTCGTAGCCTCATCAAACGGCCTTGCGAGATCCGACTTATATTTCACCAATATATCGCAATACGTTTCCTGGAATCTCACCAACCCATAGATTTatctaagtaaaaaaaaacaaaatccaaaaaaaaaatcggagaGAGTGTGAGAGAGATAGAGACATGAATTCGTCAAGTTCAGGATCAGCTCCGAAGCAAGAACGACGACGGGACAACGTTTTTGCTTATGCACATGGCTCTCCCGTTGAATCTCCTCCAGTAGACACGCTATCTCCGGCGGCGCTCCGACCTGCTTacagttataaaaaaattaaagaatattATTACCAAACATATGGTTTTGTTTCTCCTTTGTCTTAACCataaaatttaagaagaaaACAATTGATAACGATAAAAAACAGTTTTGAATCCTCTCAATCTTAAAAACgtgattttttttctcgatGAAAGAAAGAAGCAGCCTAGAATTTCTGAAGTGATGCATTCAAGAACGATGAAGATGCTCAAAGTTCTTGAAGAGCTAATAAAAACTACAAAGTCATCCTTATGAgtacaaaaaaatcaaaaggcaAAAACATACAGAACGCAAAATCGCATGAACAGTGAACAAGCGAGTAATAAAATCACCTTCTGGCAATCGATGTAAGCCTGGAGTAACCGAGGATACAAAGGATGAGAAGCGATCTCCCCTTGATGATACCGAGAGAGACTTTATCATCGTTTCTTGGGATCTCAGGAGCGATCGACGCAGCCTCAGACGACAAAGCGGAGGCGGCTGCTGAGAGTAGCTCGTCGGATCCGAATACATCAGAGACACGATTGTCTCCAGCGGAGGAGCAAAGCAAGTTTGGTAATCAGAAGGAAACATGAGATATCAGGAGGACATCATAAGCACCGCCTTATCTGAGTAATCACCGTCGGTGGGATGAAACCGTACATTCCATCCATCGGCGGTACCAACTACGTCTTCTTTCGAGGTTCTTTTCTCTGTAGAACAACGAAATAATCGATGAAGAACTGAAATGAAACCTTTGGTTTAGCAAAATTGCGATTTTAGTACAATAATATTTGATGGTAGTTGTTGTTTTTGTGCaaggaagagaaagagaaagaaggtgAAGGATTGGAGGACGCAGGGATCATATTTCCTTTTggcaaaaaataaacaaataaaaaaaagtgatgaaaaaaaaaaataatgaaactgTAAATTACGAGAAGGACAATAAGCAGCTAGCTATAGGGCTCAAGCTTGAGGCTTCTTCATGATCCTATAGCTTGAGAGTTGAGATAAGGCCTTCCCAACTTATCTGTTAATTTTTGTACATAAGGTTACGATTTATGCCAAGCCATCATTTGCACTATCAGGAAATTTGAAACATGTTTGGTTTTCAATTGAATGTGATGAGAATGTTGACGTTTTAGCTATTTTCTAACGGTTAGAAAAAAGTCAACAGAAACAGAATAAGATCAATTGATATGTTGAAATGATTTAGTATGTGGTTAAGTCTTGGTTTAATTGTAAAATCAATCCTGATTTATGAGCCATATGGCGATATATGTAaagatgattttaaaaaaatgattttctgaattatatatgtgtttttattttttccatcaTTTTTTATCAAGAAATGTTAGAAAGGGTGTTTGAGATGAgaaaattttacaattaatgATCTATCAACTGTAATTTTAGTACGGGAGAAAGTAAATCTGGGCATATTTATCTTGACTGGAAAAATTAATCCGAATCAAAACGAAAACTATGTTTGGCTCGTGCTCGGATCCTATCAATTATTTCTATATTTCTagaaccaaaaattaaaatcgaaCCTGAATCAAACCGAAAATCAAATGGATATccaattatataatatagtctatatacttataatattaattatatttacttttacaataataaaataattttaaatatttatcatacaccgaaatacaaaaataaattaccaAGATACtttttatccgaaatatttaAACTATCCGAATTATTCGACTTTTTTTCCAAACCAtcacaccccccccccccccccccccccccaaaaaaaaaaacaaatcggatataattaaaaaccctaatttatgaattttaatatgaattaaacaaaaaattggaACTTAACATGAACTGAATAGGATCCAAAATTACCTCGCATATTAGCCGGTTTCCAATTTTTCTACTCGAATCGAACTGAAAACTGAATAATTGAACCAAACCGAATTTTTCTAAACACATGAATGGATCTTCAACatctaaaattgaaaaaaaccgAAAGAACTCAactgaaaccgaaccgaaaattgaATATTCAGAATAGTAGAGAAAATATGAtgcacataaaaaaatattatgttataattCAAGAATTAGTAAaagatcttttatttttttcatcttttcaaaaatataataccGACCGTTGAACATTATAGAACACACACATGCCAAAAAAATGGACGTAGTAATCCATTCAGAGTGGCAAAACAAACGTTTTTTTAACATCAACCTAAATAGACTCAATCAAATTATGTTAACGAAAAAGGCATTGTGTGTCCGCATGGAAAATATCAATCCTTGTATTTTGAGTCTTGGAGCATATTTTAGCTGAAAAGTAGCAAAACTTCTTGCAGGTGTTTGAAATTCTTCGGAAACTAATTTTACTATCTAGAACAATACGTTGCAAAGGTAACATTGAATTGTCAAAGGTTCTTCATACACACTATTGTCCAAATTAAGGCTTTCATTTCGCGTTTAGTGTGAAAAAAGAGGCTATAATATTTCCGCGTTTAATATTTCATTGTCCAAATTAAGGCTTCATTCCCACGTTAGTGGTGAAAAAAGatgctatataatattttttgtctcCATCAACCACAtagcttttaaaaaatttataccaACCTTGTTTTGAAAAAATGTATCTATTTTTCCACGAAGCATCATTAAAACACCATTTCTCAATCCTATGTGGGTGTACTTCGGGATTCTTCATCTCCAAGAGGCGGTCGAAAACGTTAGAGTCATTGTTTGTGCTTTGTAAAAGAGACAAACTAATATCCCACAAGATAAAGTGAAAATGAGATATTTTCATAGAGATTTTGATTTTTCGTTGATGATAAAATTACCAGATAAATTCAGACCCTAGGAAACCACAAACTAAATGTGCATAGCATATGGATGTGAACAGAAATCGTAAAACTTCAGTATTGAAACCTAAA
The window above is part of the Brassica napus cultivar Da-Ae unplaced genomic scaffold, Da-Ae ScsIHWf_2409;HRSCAF=3114, whole genome shotgun sequence genome. Proteins encoded here:
- the LOC111213679 gene encoding LOW QUALITY PROTEIN: homeobox protein knotted-1-like 6 (The sequence of the model RefSeq protein was modified relative to this genomic sequence to represent the inferred CDS: inserted 2 bases in 2 codons; deleted 4 bases in 2 codons; substituted 1 base at 1 genomic stop codon), yielding MDGMYGFPTDGDYSDKAVLMMSSXYLMFPSDYXNLLCSSAGDNRVSDVFGSDELLSAAASALSSEAASIAPEIPRNDDKVSLGIIKXEIASHPLYPRLLQAYIDCQKVGAPPEIACLLEEIQRESHVHKQKRCPVVSCFGADPELDEFIFQETYCDILVKYKSDLARPFDEATTFLNKIDDALRNLCTGVESDRGLS